DNA from Daucus carota subsp. sativus chromosome 1, DH1 v3.0, whole genome shotgun sequence:
TTAGTCCCATGTCACCAGAAGATAAAAGCTAGTTAATCTGTTAGGATGCGTCTTCCAGTGTAATTTTTTCTTGGCAGCATAAAAATGGTCATTTTTGCAGTGTTTATAAGCCTTTGCCAAGGGGAAGTTTTAAACCAAAGGTGTATGGATGACAGTTCCAATTTCTTATTATCTTAGGTCTCTCTAAAATCTCGCATCAACGAGCGAAAAATAGGAACCTTGACAGCTCACAGCAGTTCACTGCCATGCCAATCTAATTACATTAAAATGGCACAATAACCAAATAGCTCAAACAACTAAACAAAATAAAGATACAGATATAGAATCAATTTAACACTTATAACTTTGGTTTACTGGGATTAATTCACCGAACATAAAGAAGGATTTGCAAGGAAAGCTTTTCCTGAATGTTCCTTGATGTGCATTTGTGAAGCTTAACACGAATGGCATCATCCACACACAAGAAGGAACAAGTAGAGGGGGAGACAGAGTACAAAATTTAAAGTGGCCTACAAGGTAACTTAAGTTTTAACATCTTCTTAGCACCATTCCCGTCTTTTAGTTAGAGCCTATTGAATTAACTGTTTAGCTTTTCAATAACAAGAAACTGGTTGGCTAGACAAACGAATTATTTTCGTACCTGACAAGTTCAAAACCAGCTTTGCAATTAAAGTTAGTAAAAACCAACACACTGTTAGCATGAGTGCAGTCGCATGGTGTACATGTTGAATGTAAGATTATATTAACAAAATGGTGACATCTGTGGCCAATATAGATTGATATACCACATCTAGACAGAGCAGCAGAGGGGAACACGCCAAGATTGAGTTGGACAGATACAGTGGCGGGCTATATACATGCGCACAACAGAACTCATGAATATGATGGCATGGTCCTAGATAGGGGGAAGAATGTGGGCACAACAACAGGTCTAATGGACGTGTCGTGGTCCTCCTGATTGGGAGCTACAAAGAAACTTACAAATTACTAAAAATATCGCATGTCCAGCACCAACTAATTTAGGATAATTCATATTCACTTAATCAATTAGTAAAAAGAAGCCAAAAAGAGCGATATCCTATTATCTTTTTTCATATCTTCTGAAAGACACTTGTGCCACTTCCCAGCACCTTCCAAAAACACGTATTTCATAATCCAGTTGCACAATTAGTCATATGATCACGATAGCCTCTTTTTATTAGCTTCTTCAACCAAAGAACTCCACAAACAAAATCTCCCTCACATTCATTCtcgaaaacaaatataaaaacaaatccaTCATCTACTGCATATACAAAAGCAATAATACATAAAtcacgaaaattaaaaaaaactttaagaaAACAAACATACAATACAATTCATTTCAATACATATCCAATGTATCAAAATGAATTGTATTGACTGCTCCACAAAATTCATTTCGATACCTATCCAATGTATTAAATCAAATTGTATTTAACACTCCACTCGATTCTCTAAACACAACCGTAACAGTTTTGGCGCGAGAACACGTGAAACCAATAAACACATTCCAAAAAAACCTACACAATGTATTAACATACCAGAGTGAGCGTTAGCAACAACATCAACCAACAATTCATCACCCGGGTCAAGATCCGGGTCGGACCCCAACTCGCCACGCCCATCTCTAACCCTAACAAACTCCTCAATAGCTCCATACACCTCAGCATCGAAGTTTCTGAGCTCATTATAATCATCAAACAAGGTGTTCCACTTCTTCTTACACTGATTCAAGCTTCTATTGAGCCCTAGCGCGTGGCAATTCTCGACGATGATTTGCCATTTTTGGAAAGACGAGAAGGTGTTCAGACAGTCGCGCTCGACGGCGGTGATCTCGTTGACGAGGATGAGGTGTTCCTGGTGGGTCCAGTCGGGGGCGGCCTGGGAGCGTGTCCGGAGAGTGGTGGAGTTTGACATTGGGGAGGTTGTAAGTATAGGTTGGGAGTTGTAAGTATAGTTTGTGTTTTGTAGTGAAGGTGGATAAAATGGTTTGTTTGGTTTTGGGTTTCGTGGCCTAAAGGGATGAGTTGGTGAATCTGTGTGGGCCAAGGGCCCGTAAATTTGTTCAGTATTTCGGATCCGTAAATGTTTGGATAAATTTGATCCATTTATGCGGTAAATAATGGAGTCATGCGCGTTAAAAGTTTTGAATTTCttctatttttttgaatttcgaACTCGGAAGTACGTTTCGAATGTGCATAATAAAATTGGATAACGAATTGAATCTACAGTAATACATATTTAAGAGTTCGATTAAACTCTACAAATAGATCAAGATATATAGACGagtgatttttaaaattgtttaggAGATTTCAGATACCTAATTAATATAGTACTTGCTTCATCTCATAATTAATATAGTACTTGCTTCATCTCATTTTACAtttctttctttaaaaaaataattatcttcAAATAATtgtctttctttttttaaaaaaaagttttagatatttattttttgaataatatttaaatataatttttaatatttaactgaTACACGTATACATATGTAACTCGATTTAATTTATCGTACTTATtaaaaaatagagaaaaaaaGTTTAAAGTACTAAtatctactccctctgtcccaatcaattctatacagtttcctttttgggatgtcccatcatttctatacattcccaaaatagcaactttttataatataaaacactactccaCCCACTCCAatctcccactatctccattctataataataaaaacactattacacccactactttcttccactacctcaaatctattattaaaaaatatgtgggtcccaccactttacccattttccatctaactttactcatttcttacactttttcttggtctccgtgtccaatcccaatgtatataattcattgggacggagggagtactaattaaaatataagcATTAAACTATTTTCATCTCAtctaaaaaatcttaaaattatcTACCTACTTGAAGCGGTCATATTGGCTAGAGTTTTTCTCCTAAGCTACGGTGTTAATTTGGCATGAGATTGTGGTTCTGGTCGTTAATCAAACAATAGTTCATCGGGGGTATGATAAAAAGGACAGTAGTAATCTAACGAAAATTCATAAAACAGATAcatgtatttgtatatatattattttcaaaatattgtttaaTTATCTTTTCATGGAAACGGATGATTGCACTTTAGTGCTGGTTCAATTCGATAGTTGTTGTAGatggtttatgattttttattatcatgttaacacaatctttttttataaacaaaagcactaattctaatgtgtgcccaagggcacacaataagcaccaactttcatgaaaatagcttgttttgattggtggaattgatttGAATGCAGGGGgtcatttacatttattattcatccaccaatcaaaaggtAGAATTCTCAtgggagttagtgactattgtgtgcccttagGCACATCATAGAAAATTCGATTTACGTTTAAGATACCTAATGACtaatgttttcaaaaagaacGTATAAAATGGAATAAAAGACCACCAGCTTGATGGATTAATACATCACCAACTTGGGTTGAATCAAATTCGAATTAAAGTTGCAATCACTTAGAAGTTTATGTAAGTTtgaatactttttaaaaaaaaataaaaaaatttgtatataattttttctccCCTAAATTCATACAGTTGTTCAAACCAAACTCCAAATCGTTTTCGAGCCTATTGACATTATTTTCACCAAGTCAAATTTCaacaattcaatttaaattataagaaatttgaattttcggaGTTAAAGGAGACAGGTAAAGCTGTACAAAAGTTGAAGAATTTCCATATCCTGTAGGCGTGTGACCACAGCATCAGAAGATTGACAGAAGATGCAAATCTCTGAACAAATTCAagttcattgaacctggactcTTTTCCTGCTCTACCCTCGTTTTTCGTGCACCCGTTTTTGTGGACATGCGTTGAAAAACACCGAACTAATTAATAATCCaattatttcattattttatttctgaATATTTATCCCCTTAATTGTGGCCTATAATAAACTTTGTTAAAATTGAGCAAAGATATGGTTTAATCAAGGACACAACCGTCAGATATTTAATGCTGCAGTGTGTGGGCGCAATCCACCTTTATATTCTAACGATTACTCCTCTCCGTCCCACTTTACATAAGTGGTTTActgtttacacgtattttaatatgTTCGATAAATTcaagttgaatttttttgggTTCGACTCGAATTCAAGTTGACTCGTAATCAAccccaaaaaaataattattttcagaTGAATTCGGATTATCAAGAATTAAcctaaaactaatatataatataaatattatgtatatttatatgaatacatgtatttgtattatttttataaaatttattagttaagtttatttaaaaatatttatttagattaaaatgatattatttattatttaaaggaatatttatcaataaatattatgtgtCGGGTCCGGTTCGGTTTACCCGTGAGTAGTGCGGGTTGGATATTCTGATCCAATAAAATTTTGAGTCTGATAAATTTTCTAACCGGCGACTATCAACccgactcaaactaatacacGAAATTATCGGCCCTACCTTTGTTGCTCattaaatgatattttatttaaaattgttttttctcATGTTATGGACTCCCTTTAACATTAAAAGCAAGAAATACATAATTGCAATATCGTATATAACAAAATAGTCTATAAAATTGAAGACATTTATTTGCGAAgtaatcattaaaataatatgtcatTATACCTCAAAAAATATTCAAGATTAATATTAAGTAGTTACAACTCATTGATTGAAAAATATGACTTAAAAAATAACtttacattaaaattttgaaatttagattattatgatattaacatttttttattaattactaTTTATGATGAAAAACAATCACTTACAAGATGTGACATAATTAAAagattgaaaaataattaacttTGCCACTGAGACCTGAAGTTAAGGCTGAATTGTGAGATATTGAGTATGTGGATTTGGTGCCGTCCTGGAAATTTTTTGCCTCTAAACAGCGAATTTTTGTGTGTTGTTTACCTCCATTTACTAAATTTCTAGATACGTCCTTGCCAAGCAGGGATAAGAAATAGTCGTAGTAATGATGACTAAGTAATTTTAGGTGAAATTGAGAAGAACATAGTAGAGTAGAAGACTGACTCACAAGTTTCTTATTTCTATCTAACCAAAGGAATCCCCTTTGGTTAGATTTGAATGTTCccttatgaattattttattgattctagttgataaaataatgaattttatagCTATTTATTAATGGCTCAAATCCAAGATAGACAGTTagttttgttatatttatttaagttaGGATTCACTCGATTTTTGTGTAATTTGATGCAGGTATTGGATACGGGCTTTGGAGTAGAGGAGTCGAGGATGCTTGAAGAGGgtttatctttttaatatttaaagccTTATTTTCTAAGCTTCTGGGGACATCTTGCATGACTTTCAGTTTGaaaataaactttcttgaatgaaagaattctCTTAATGCAGCTATTGTATTTTATACAATTCATTTACGTGTATGCagaccctgacaaaaaaaaataataataatactacgTATTTTGAATTTCGTTTCTAAAACTTTTTGGCTACACGacacacaaatatattttaatgagttgATTTATGTGCAGAGAGGATTTCATTATATTAAGACGGATGGAATCCATCACAGGTTATATAcctaaatttggaaaaaaaaattaagtatgaTGGTATATATCCAAATAAAAAATAGGAGAAAATCTTAGCATCGGTTCATTTTAAGAGGAAGGATCGTCTTAACATCGGTTAATTAAGAAGGATCAACATCAATTAAGTCTCGAATCCCTCCCAAAAAATCTAACcgaatatccaataataaagcaTCTCGGAATAACTAAAAAACCCAATTAAAATCTGACGAGACACAGAATTTAACGCAAAGTAAATAAAGTACGTGGACACCGAACCCATCACGCACATACACGTGATCCCGTCCAAATACATTCCTTTCATCACTCCTCGTTTCATTACAATATCATATTTAACGTACATGTCTAGATTTTCTATCTATATAATCCCTCGTTACGTACCCTCCTTCATTCACCCTCGTAAACCCACCTCAACAAACGAGGGCAAAGCATTGTCTGTGTTTTATCGCAAAATTCACCGTAAGTCCTCGTCTTTTCGATTCGGGTGTATTCAATTCGGATTTACGGGTTTTGTACGAGTTATTCTTGAACGGGAGAAATTTACGGGTTTTTGTGATTTTGATTATTGTTACTAGGAAGGTGGTAGGTAAAATAATAGTGCAcctagaaattatatttttgattaattttttacgataatttaactgattttttttttttggtgcaGTTAAGAACCATGGTTTTGTGGGTTTTTGGGTATGGCTCTCTGGTGTGGAACTTTGGGTTTGAGTATGATGAGAAAGTGATTGGTTTTATTAAGGACTACAAGCGTGTTTTCGATCTTGGTTAGTATTTGAGGCCAGatgaatattagtatttttttcGATTTCGATGAATTTGTGGGATAATAATTGTTGTTTGATTTGTTGCAGCGTGTATTGATCACAGAGGGACGCCTGAACATCCTGCAAGAACTTGCACACTGGAATACGAGGAAGGAGCCATTTGCGTAAGTGTTTACTCCTTGTGGTTGTTATTGATGCTGTGCTATGTTGTAGTTTTCGGAGATTTGGGTTCTTCAAATCTGTAATTTTACGACATTAAGTTAACAGTTATGGTAAAACCTCCAAATCTGTAATTTTGCCACTTTGTGTAATATGTGAAGTTGACGGTTCCCTGAAACCTTTAAATCTGTAATTGTATGGCCTAAAACCTTCAAAACTGTAACTGTATGACTTGTGTAGCATGTGAAGTTAACATCTTCAAATCTGCAATTCTACGACATTGTGTAACATGTGAAGTTAACAATTCTCGTAAAACCTTCGTTGCTGACCTAAAACCTTCAAAGTtgtaattgtatgacttgtgtaGCATTTTGTGATAAAACCTTTGCGACTTTGTGTAACGTGTGAAGTTGGTAGTTCTCCTGAAACCGTAAAACCGTAATGtagtattccctccgtccctttttacatgtcccttttgaaaaaaaaatttgtcccaaattacttgtccacttttttgtatgttttttcaaaatgtaacaacttccaatgtttgactagcatatatatatacacaactctatctaattcattacatttattagggatatgtatgaaaacaagacattcacctaacattttcttaagatgcgttattttttcaaaagggacaagtaaaaggggacggagggagtatattttagcaAGATATACCTGACCTATTTGTAAATGCCATTTTCTTTTGCATTAGCCTAAGACTATGATTTCTTTCAGTGGGGTGTAGCTTACTGCATTCGAGGTGGTCTGGAGAAAGAAAGAGCTGCAATGGAGGTAGGCCTTTCTGGAAATAAAAGAGTCGATTTCGTTCTGTAATTGAATTTTCGTTTAAAAATAGCTTTGATAAAACTTAGGTACTGATCTGATTCTTTTTTTTCCCAGTATCTAGAGCGAAGAGAGTGCGAGTATGATAGAAAGACGATTGTCGAATTCTTCAAGGCAAGTACATTTGTAATTCTATGCTGTTATATACATGATTTCATTTTCATTAACAAGTTTCTTCGCGAGAATGTGCCccttattatattttcatgtgATTTCCTTCTCCAGGAAGAAGATTCGGAACAACCTGCTATCACTGGAATGCTAGTGTAAGATACTAACCAAAGATATCTATATTGCATCGGAGATAATTTATAACATTTAACTTACATATATGGAAAGATTctcaattttgattatattttctgcAGTTTCACATCTACTCCAGACAAAGTGTCGAATAGGTACTACCTAGGGCCTGCCCCGTTGGAGGATATGGCGAGGTGCGGTTTCATAGATTACACTGCTGCTTGACATTTGTCGCTATTTTGGCTTGCTCTACTTGTGTGTTTACTTTTTTCTTCGTCGATAGCTAATCCTCTTAATTGGTTCTGCAATCAGGCAAATTGCGACAGCACATGGTCCCTGTGGAAACAACAGAGACTATATCTTCTTGTTGGAGAAAGCCCTGTTTAATATTGGTAAGCATCCTGTCTCGTACTTTTGAGGTTCGTGATGCTACCTTTTCATGCTTGGTTTAACTTATGTGACTTGAATCGATGCATCAGGCCACGAAGATGACATGATAATAGAGCTTGCGGCTGAAGTGAGGAAATATACTGAAATCACCAGTATTGTGAAAGCCACTGGTGTTGTGAAATCGAATGATAGAAGGTTAACTGGAATCACTGGATCATCCAGTCCCCGCGGTGTGCACATGTCGTCTCCTCTTAAACTGCTCCCACTCCAAGAAGCTGTTGCCACTGATTCGTGATCCGATTGCATATTGAAATTGGAAGAGCCTCCGTAATCAACCCATAATACCTATCATAGTCCCCGCTAATTACAGCAACCGTGCACTTCATTTTTCGAGCATTAGACTAATCAGGGGAGTGAAAAGATACTGACAAGTCAGTGAAAGGTATATGTAATGTCAAGTGCAAGTGATTTGTTCGAATGATTAAATGAAATATACTCTGTTATGATTTTCAAGTTCTTACATTGTTTTTGTGCATAATCATGTCGATCTGAATTCGAATCTGTTCAGTTTCTTGTGAGTAGTATGAAGCTGCTGGTCTGAAAATCAGTATGTTCTCGTTACCGACGTGTGCTCAATCTAAAACCGTGCGGGCTCAATCCAAATCGAACAATATCAGATCTAAAACCGTCCGAGCTCAGTCCAATTCGAACAAATTGTGAAGTTAGGATTGACTATGCTTTGCTTTTGTTCGATAGGATCCTCAAGAGAACCAAACTAAATGAGGTTTATCCATTTGAACCATACAAATGCAACGCGAATAGCTTTGGTTTATCTTGTTATGCTATACATTTTTAGGTTTACATTTTTCGATATCATTTGGAGCAAAAGAAACGACAAATGGATCAAGAAGAGAAGGATTGCGCTTCAAACATCATTTACCATAGCCACTGAAGTTGTACAggaaatttacaaaaaaacCTCAAGACATCACAAATCTCAAGCGCTTTAGCTAAGAGTGCTACAAATGGTACTAGTTGGTAGAGCCAAAGTGTTTTCTATGATAGGAAAAACCAATAATCTCAAGTCACTTTCCAATCCACCAGATTGTTGCGcactgataaaattaaagaacatCTGCTTTACCAATCCCAtaacaattttaaacaaacagTGGCCAAAGCGAAAAGGTAATGAGCGTAGAAGGTCCGCTTATATATTCATTGGCTCAGGAGCAGGTGCGTTTAGAATATCGAGCAAAGAGTTCTGGGGCTCAAGTTCTTCATGCCACAATGGGAGAGTATCACCAGGATAAAAGTTTCTAGTAACTCCGTCCGAGTTTATCTGGAACGGGAAATCAATAATAAGATGACAGAAATGAAAGGAATAACATATACAACCATCCAGTTTCAGACGCATGTGTATCTGTAAAGAAATTGGAAAAGGCAAACTAGATAGAAGTAAATAATCTTACAATGACTGTTCGGACAACACCACCACTAGCACCATCTCGAGCAATAGCTAGGGAAACTGCCTTGACAACCAATTgctgcaaaagaaaaaaaaagaagacaagtgttaaaaaataattttgggtCTAGCATTCAACATCTCCTAGGTATCTGGGCTTCAGCAGCTGATTGCCAAGAGATATATACACAGAAACATGAACAAACATTTGTATAACTTTCCAAGTTATCAAAGCATGATACTGAACTTTAGACCGTCAAGGAAGATATAATTTCAAGGGAACCAAGTTTAACATCTTATATCTGCACTATAGTAGACATGCTTTATCCAAGTGCCTGAAAGCGGTACAAACTAAAGGCACAGAACAGCCTTGGTTTTAAATATGCTCCAAAGTTTTTACATCTTTTCTTCAAACTTTCAGATTAGATATTTCTATATAGGTTTATATAACAAGAAAGTGGTGCACAAGAAGTAAATACCTCGGCCTCATCCTTGCTCATTCCCTCCTTCCATGCCTGATCAAAGAATCCATACAAGTAACTCGAACCGGACCCTGCAGAGTACCACAGCCCACAGGCATTATGAAAAACTCAAACAGTGATAATTAATACATGGCACCACTGAAGTCCAGTTTACATCGACTCTACTACTTTtttgcaatataaaataaataagtaaaaattGACAAGGAACCTTTTAGAAGTAAACCCCGGGTGTGGACCTACTAGACCCAACACCAAGTAAATCGAGTGCTTatgcaatataaaatatttatggtaAGAGAAATATAAACGTATTATCacatcatatttttatataattctatTATCAGCATTATAAATTGGGTTTATTTATACTTCATCTACATTTACCATGAACAAATACAATAAGAGAAACAGTGAAACACAGAAAGATCAAAGATGACTGTCACACTTATGCCACAACCTAATCAAGACAAAGTAAATACAAATATACCAGCCTATACAGATGAATATGGATGATGATCTTTTCTTAATTATCATATCCAACTTGTAACCTTGTCCATCTTAAATTCCTCAGATTGGTGTCTAAGAGTTCACCAACTGGAAAGGCCACTGATGAGGGACAGGGGCCAAGATAGGGTTTTGGACAATACTTTGTAAAATCCTCATGCAAGAGAGTGAAAATTAACCACATACAATTCTCATATAATAAACTGTTGAATGACAAAGTATGATCccctatttataattaaactaaactacTTGCCTAATCCAAATTAAAGTCTTAAAGATAaccaactaaaatttaaaaaaaaactgctCCTACTTTAAAAGATTCCAACGTCATTTATAATTGCATTAGCCACAGTCATAATATTTTGACCATAGTTACATAGGACTGGGTTCGATTCGAAACGGGGAACGAAATCGGGTACGTGGAACATTAGTTTTAGTGAATCTGGTACGATGGAACGTATAGGTACGATGGAACGTATGGGTACGATTGGtccttttaaaaagaattctataatcatatatataaattccattataatatacaattttagttgataatttatacatttataattttttataaagaaaaagatattgaataccaaataaaagtacacatttattgataaaataaattacttatcaTATGACATAGACA
Protein-coding regions in this window:
- the LOC108205073 gene encoding gamma-glutamylcyclotransferase 2-1, with amino-acid sequence MVLWVFGYGSLVWNFGFEYDEKVIGFIKDYKRVFDLACIDHRGTPEHPARTCTLEYEEGAICWGVAYCIRGGLEKERAAMEYLERRECEYDRKTIVEFFKASTFVILCCYIHDFIFINKFLRENVPLIIFSCDFLLQEEDSEQPAITGMLVFTSTPDKVSNRYYLGPAPLEDMARQIATAHGPCGNNRDYIFLLEKALFNIGHEDDMIIELAAEVRKYTEITSIVKATGVVKSNDRRLTGITGSSSPRGVHMSSPLKLLPLQEAVATDS